The following nucleotide sequence is from Trypanosoma brucei gambiense DAL972 chromosome 3, complete sequence.
AGACTACAACACAGCAGTTGGGAACTCAAAGTGGGTTACTGGAGGATATAAATCAAACTCATCCGGCGCCTAGTTATGCCTTGCGGGGTGTTGTTATGGGTCACACCGGCCCACCATTAGATCTTACCAATGTTACccaacagcagaaaccaTACCATCAACCTTTCGCAACAGGGAGGAAAACATCGTATGAATTGCAGTACGAACGGTACCTCCAAAGTCAAAATTGCCGGCCAACCGGGAATGCGGGATATGGTGGTGGGAATGGACCTGCATCTTCAGCGGAGGTGCGTGCTACAAATTGTCAGGCACGACGCCGCACATCACCAACGCGAAGTGGTGTACCGTACAATATAATCAATGGGTCTACGGGATCTTAGTTCCATATGGTAGGTGTCGAGAAAggtaacaacaccaacatcTGAAAGGCTTGTCgagtatgttttttttttttcgtgtgtgtgtgtatatatatatgtgtgtagaAGAATAAAACggaaaagggagagtggAAAGGttgaagagagagagggagagaatggagaaaaggaagagagattCTGCAAATAGTTGATTTTCAGTTTTGGTTTCACTTCGTGTGGTACcgaaaggtttttttttttatctgaGGGCTGTGCGTCCGGGACACGTCAAAGTTATTTGAAagtgatgttttttttttttttggtgtcctcttcttctttcgtttATTTACCGTTTGCCCAAAATCTGCCGCTTCATGCATGTCTTACCTTtctccacttcttttttgatgttgACTCTCCTCcccctaaccctaactacTATTTAATTTtgctttatctttttttttttttgcctgtgTCATCTCTGCGGACCTGTTGCCTCCttatcatttgtttcttgcaATCTCTTTTAATAGTATGTGTAGCATCTTAAGGGATTGCCTGctggaaggggaaaagaattaTTTGATGGCACACAAACTGCGGTAAGTTGAAGTGTAATCCCAGTAGGGTCACGTCACCGTTATTTGTTAGCTGTAAAATTTTCTTTACATACTGTCAGTTTAAAttgaccgctgcagttgtgATTTGTAATCATATATTATACGGGGACGAGAGGAGAGGATGTGTATTATTGTTTCTACGGTGAGTGTGGGACGGTAACTTGAGTATAACCAATAGCAACAAGAAAggatctattttttttttgtttttggtgttttatGAAGGGTCTGTAGGTTCAAGAAGACGACTTGAGCgtggtttcttcttcttgtgcCCTTGAATTAAGTTAATGATGGTCGTGAATTGCATCGTGTGCccttatgtatatatatatatatatatatacacgtgtgcttgtgtttgtatcAGTGAGATGCAGGGAAACCATGAAGGCGAACACAACGGAATGTCTAACCGATCCCCCTTTACGTGTAGCGTGTTTCACATTGCTCCGTCTTGTGTTGATGTTTATTGTTTAGGGGTGGCAGAACGTTGAAAGGTTGTTGCATGACTTAATAACAAATAATTGAAACGAAAAGAACTAAGCTGGTGAAACGGATTAGTGGCCACTCCGTTTCAGAAACAGTGTATGACACTTTAAACTGCATTGTGTTGAGTGATGGGTGAGATGGCTTCCTTATTGTGTTACTGTGCAAGTAAATTTTGAGTACACGCTAAATCCGAATACatcaatccttttttttcgaatttCCCATTATGTTCACACAAGTAAACGTCTATTTCATACGCAGTTAGTCGTGAATTAGACCTTTATTATCGCTATCAAACAATTGTTACCAAACATACATAAAGGGGGGaggtttatttatttatatattttgaaCAATGCCGCGTCCCTTTGGTGTGTGGGCTCCTGCGACAACCCTCGCGGAGTACCGCGCCCGTATTCCTGGTATGAGCAATTTTAAGCTGCGATGGGTATTTGGTGCTCGGCGAGAGGTTTATTACCACCCGGAGGCACTTGCTCACTTTAAGGACCATCAACAATATAAAGACGCTGTGGATACCGTACGTGCAATGCGCACTTCCGACAAGTTCTTCGGTGAGGGCGTCAAGTTACCGCACCACCCCCTCATTAAGATGGGTGTTATATTGTCGATTCATGGTTATTTGACGTACTGCTGTCTGCGCTATTACTATGGTACGCATGTTCCGGCCAATAATCCAACATGGAGAAAGATTGTGAACAAGGAGTGGGAGGAGGCAATTAACAACTCTCCATGGGATCATATGTCGCACGTGTGGCAATACAGTGATCAATACGCGTCGTCCATTGGCGAGGCGGCAGCCCTGGGCAGACGTAAGTTCTATATTCCTGCCTAGTACAATATGCATGGATGTTAAATTATCTCCGTTGTCGTTCGTTCGTTTATTGGTTCCTTTgggctattattatttttccttcttgtttaGTAGCACTAGTAGGTAGGGTTATCGATTCGGTGAAGACGATGTAATATTATGTTATTataatcattattattattatttgcgAGAATGGTGCCAAACATTAGTAAAAGAAAGTTGGAAATCAGGGGAaacatatgtgtgcattttctttttgtattgaAGGTCTTATGTTACACGCCAAAAACGTTCACAACTGCATTCCGTATATTTATGTTGTCTCACTTTCAATTTTTGTattctgtttatttttgcgaTTTACATGCTTCTCCTTATCCCTCTGTATGTTTagtggggggaaaacagAGTGTGAGGGGGCGCGTTTGTAAGCGCACACAACGCTCGTTTCCAAAAGAGGGACGGAAATAACGtcatttcttttccattgAAAGAAACCTCCGCTGAAGTGCACCACCGAATGGAGGCGCCCGGGGGTCAATTAACCATCGCGCGGCTTGAAATTCGGCGCTTTTGTCTCCAACCAGAGGAATTAGTGCAGCGTTGCGCCCAGCCAAGCGCCGGTAGTGTTGGCGGTTCTGTACAGCTTTATGTTTCATTCACCACTCCGCGTGGTGTAGAGATAAGTCTGCAAGGGGTGGCCGCCAACCAACAAACCGATGAGAAGGGCGTAAGGCGAGTTCAGTGCGCAGCAAATACAAACCTCATggatgtttcttttgttgtgacACAACTCAAAACAGACGGGATCCAGAAGGATGGGTGTGAATCCGTAAAGAATGTTATGTGTCAGGTTTGGTATAGTCGAGCAGAGCAGCAGGAACAAGTtatgaaaggaggagggggagaggcTAAACTCCCCGTTAACAATCTCGTGGATGGAGATTGGTCGTCGTTTGAAGATTCGCCTCCTTCCTCAATAACAGCGTTGCCACATGTTGAGGACGAAGAAAAGTTGGAGGAGAAAGCACCGGCGGCAGTTGAGTCGCATTGGGAGGTTCTTGCAGATGTCAGTCTTGAAATTATGAAATATGGTGTACAAACGGTCAATTTTGCAATGGGGGATGTGGCAAAGGAGTACACTAGCGCGTCACTGACAGCTTCGATATTCATAGAGCCGAAGTTGCTTGCGGTAGAAATAGAGGAAGCAGCTGCTCCACTCGCAACTAAACCTCCAGTTGAGACAACGCAACCGGGGTTACCGCCGGACAACAATCCCTTATCACTGGATCACGGGACGGCTCCCTCGACAGGATTTGCTGAGGAACGTTGTGGTGAAGCTACCTTTGCTCCTTCTGGTAGATCCACTGCTGTCGGTACCGGTGAGGCACCAGTTTGTGGAGCGGGCGTGGTAGAAGTGCCAAAGGGAAATATGGAGGCAGCCACTCAAGAACAGGCAGATACAATGGTTGTTGTGCTTGCGGAGCAGCCGAAACATATGGGAGCACGATGGCTACTAC
It contains:
- a CDS encoding cytochrome c oxidase VII, putative; translated protein: MPRPFGVWAPATTLAEYRARIPGMSNFKLRWVFGARREVYYHPEALAHFKDHQQYKDAVDTVRAMRTSDKFFGEGVKLPHHPLIKMGVILSIHGYLTYCCLRYYYGTHVPANNPTWRKIVNKEWEEAINNSPWDHMSHVWQYSDQYASSIGEAAALGRRKFYIPA